The genomic interval GCCGTCCGCCAAGGAACCCCGTGAATGTGTCACCCGCACCCGTTGTATCGACAGGTGGCAGATCCGGTGGATCGACGCTGAATTGGGTTCCGTTGTCGACGTGAACAGGGTTTCCGCCACGCGTATGGATTACCGTCCCATCAAAGGCTTCCAGCGCTCCGCGCAATCGTTCACACTCGCGTTCGTTGGGCGTCACGATATCGACCGCACGGCAGTCAAACACCCGTTCTACACCAGCAACTGGTGCCGGATCGACGATCACTGTCGGTCTGGATTCTGCTGTCGCAAGCGTCTGGAGGAGATCACAGACAGGAGCAATCGGGATCTCATTTTGTACTAAGAGATACTCAGCCGCTTGGATCGCCTCGTACTGCTCACTGATGTAGGTGCTGTCGACGGACTCGTTTGCGCCGGCGTGAACGACGATCCGGTTTTCGCCATCGTCGGTGACGAAGACATGGGCTGTTCCTGTCTCTGCAGACGTTACACCGACTTGGTCGACTCGGACCCCGGACTGCCGGAGCGTGTTGAGTACGTCGAAGTCAGCGTGGTCGGAACCGACCTTCCCCAGCAGCATACTCTCCGCCTGTGCAGCGGCTGCGGCGACAGCCTGATTGGCGCCTTTCCCACCGTGGAACCTCGTCGTCGGGAGATCGCCAAATTCTGCTGGGGTCTCAGCGACGGCGACTGTGTCTCCGGATTCCGGAAACCACTCGAAGTTCGCATGGAGATCAGTCAGCGTTGACTTCGTGACTCGATGGACCCTGTCGATGTTAATACTGCCCAGGCTAACGATCTCCGTCATCGGATATCAGTTTCAACTGTCCGCTCTTCAAAAACAGTGGCTCTGTTGAGCCGCTCAGCAGCTGATACAAGCGGCGTAATGAAAATCGGCGTTGGACTCGGTGCGTTTCCAGCAGGTCAATACGATCGTGGACTCATCCCACAGACTGGGCAGTCCAACAGGGCCAAGAGATATTATACCGGGTCCAGACGTTGAAGTGATGCCCTCCAGACGCGCAGTGCTCGCCGGTCTCAACGGTGGGGCTCTCGCATCGCTCACGGGATGTGTGAGTACCGACGGAACTGCAGCGACCCCCGGCACTGAGACAGATACGACGTGGCCGATGGTCGGCGCTGACCGCATGCGGTCCGGCTACCTCCCCTTGGCGGCCGCTCCACGCTCATCACCAAGTGAGCGGTTTACCGCGCCGCTTGAGGGAACGCCGATCGGCCAACCGATCATCGCAGATGGCGTGGCCCTCCAATCGACGTGGTACGGAGTCGAAGCCTTCGATGCGGTGACTGGCGAGTCCATGTGGCGGTTTCGAGACGAAGAGCCGGACGAAACTGCCGTCCAATATCAGCCACCAGCCGTGCACAATGGGCGCGCATATGTCGGAACCGAATCAGGGGTTATCGCACTCAATGTAGAATCAGGGGAGGAACAATGGCGTGTCGACACCGCCAGTCGAGTCTCGGCTCCGCCAGTGGCGGGATACGATTGGAACACCCTGTACATCGGCACTCTCGATGGTACTATCCTGGCGGTTTCTCTCAAGGAGAGGTCATCAAGTTCGCCGGGGACGGTCCAATGGAGAAAGACGGTGTACGGGGAGATCAATCGCCTCGTGTCCCAGCACGTCGCTGGCGTGACGGCGGGGACAACAGGTGGAGAAGTGTATATGGTCTATGATGGCCGTGGGCTCTGGCGAACGAAGGTCCCGGGTGGCGTCACGGCGATGACGGCCGAGCAGGG from Halobaculum halobium carries:
- a CDS encoding PfkB family carbohydrate kinase codes for the protein MTEIVSLGSINIDRVHRVTKSTLTDLHANFEWFPESGDTVAVAETPAEFGDLPTTRFHGGKGANQAVAAAAAQAESMLLGKVGSDHADFDVLNTLRQSGVRVDQVGVTSAETGTAHVFVTDDGENRIVVHAGANESVDSTYISEQYEAIQAAEYLLVQNEIPIAPVCDLLQTLATAESRPTVIVDPAPVAGVERVFDCRAVDIVTPNERECERLRGALEAFDGTVIHTRGGNPVHVDNGTQFSVDPPDLPPVDTTGAGDTFTGFLGGRLAQGDSLREAVESATVAGALSIQEAGARGAIPPYSAVQAWRAAE
- a CDS encoding PQQ-binding-like beta-propeller repeat protein, with translation MPSRRAVLAGLNGGALASLTGCVSTDGTAATPGTETDTTWPMVGADRMRSGYLPLAAAPRSSPSERFTAPLEGTPIGQPIIADGVALQSTWYGVEAFDAVTGESMWRFRDEEPDETAVQYQPPAVHNGRAYVGTESGVIALNVESGEEQWRVDTASRVSAPPVAGYDWNTLYIGTLDGTILAVSLKERSSSSPGTVQWRKTVYGEINRLVSQHVAGVTAGTTGGEVYMVYDGRGLWRTKVPGGVTAMTAEQGNSLYVATFGGGVLKLRTAAHAGRVSWHAEDGPVAQGLLVRADGALYGADGGGLTRLDIDHGREQWTFDDAASSVPAAAGDTLYIGGSDSILAYKLSGGTGVAGARIDPLRWQYSHGGGSASGVSIADGAVFAAIGDGQRLLALE